The window TTTTAGGAGGTTATGGACCTAATTTATTTCAAGGAATAATTTGAGggcctaattgatgattttagaaagttatgaacttgattgacttattaatattttattggtaTTGCTGAGAAATCCTAAATGACATATCGGAAAAAACAAGAGGAAGTAtaaattgattattaatttctattaattttattaattaatggttgagataCATTGGACTTCACCTCTAATATATTGAATCCCAACTTGAGAGGATCCAAATCATGTGTTAGTGATTAATTATTCTTGAATTTACATACATTAATCAAGTAGGTGAAATTAATTCATAGGTGACACGCTTGAAGTGCGGGGGTTTCATTTTTGGTGTCCGTTTAAACCACATCATGTGCGACGCTTCTGGCACAGCTCAATTCCTATCTGCAATCGGGGAAATGGCAAGAGGAGCAACTTCTCCGTCTGTGTTACCAGTATGGGAAAGACATGTACTTAACTTCATGAATCCACCACTTCCTGAACACAATCATGATGTATCAGAATCCGATCCTCTTGAACATGATCTACGTTATAAATCTTTCATCTTTACACCAACTGAAATCTCAGCTCTACGCAGATATCTCCCTCTTCATCTTCGCGATTGTTCTACATTTGAAATAGTAACTGCATCTATTTGGAAATGCCGTGTTGCTGCACTTCAATTGGACTCAAAAGAAGAGACAACGAGTTTGATTTGGCCGGTTAATCTACGTAGTAATAATAAGCTTAATCATTATATACCATATGGTTATTATGGGAATGCACTTGGTTATTCAATAGCAAGATCAACTGCTAAAGAAATATTAGAGAATCCATTATGTTATACGTTACAACTGCTACGAAATGGTAAGGAAAAGGTGAACATTGATCAATATCGCGACGAATCAGAAACAAATTCAAATGCAAGTAAGAGGAACTACTTTGTGTCGGATCTAAGACACGCCGGGTCAGAAGATGTAGATTTTGGATGGGGTAAAGCTTTGTATGGTGGTCCTCTTATGTGTATGCCAACTTTTGGGTGGTACTATCAGATCCAATCGAAAGGAAAAAATGGGATTGTGTTTCCATTTTGTTTGCCAAAGCAAGCAATGGACAGATTTGAGATGGAGCTTAACAATATCTTAAAAGATCAATTATTTAGTgatgaagaaaatgctattaTATCCAAGCTTTAAAATGTCTTCTCAACAAAATATACAATATCATAAGCAAGTTTGATCTCAAGTATTGCATCCATAGTTACCAAAGTTTACTTTCTTctgtttcaataaaattattgaattttcatttttaatttaataaaggcATTCCAATCAATTCAGGAAGAAAATGTCATTCAACCAGTGACATGACAATCTCGTTGAAAATAACTTTTACATCTTACATAACAGCCACGTGCAACCATGTGCATACCACATAACAAAAAAATGGTTATCACATGGTAGTTTTAATTACATAatttaattaagtaattaaaaaatatatttttcgtTGGCTTTCACGTGGCAATTTAAAGTACGtagtttttacagtttttccAACTTTTAAGAAACTCAAATTTTCATTAACCAAATTCTAGTTTTAATTATCTCAGCTTTCTCGGGCTTTAAGGATAGCAATTTTCATTTACCAAATGCTGCTTTTAGCTGGAAAAGCTGCTTTGAGGGTTTGAGAATTGAATGTCTATAGAGAAAGATGACATAATTAATGTGAATTTAGTACGATCATCAAAATGCCAACCCAAAATCTTTCGTGACTACATAAGACATCGATATATATTCATATGTCAATCCGAAGGAAAATATTATGCTTTTTCTGATTGTTGATCAAAATCAAACCTTTCAATTATTATGAATTCAACGATGAAATCGAAAGTGTTTGGTCTTTAATTGTCGAACGAAGCTCAAATTGTATATCAATTGTGACAAACGAACTATCAAGTTAGTAAGATGACTAAATACTTCACGTTGTTGGACTCCTTTCTTTGAAACAACAAACCCCAATTTTTTTACCTATTCAATGCCAAAGATGCATTTATCGGGATTAAATTTCATGTGATATTATAAAAAGATAACGAGGGCCATGTTAAGTCCTACCGAATGGTTGGCCTCTTGAGAATTCATGATATGTCATCTTTGAAAGATGAGGTGGCGCATGCAAGTGCCACTTCATCTATTAAAGATGAAATATCAACAATTTTGTGTGTAGGATGTCCGAATGAGTCAACTATAGGTACGTGATATATTTTTAAGGCTAACTTTAGGTgtatgataggtttttaaaactAACTATAAGTATTGATATGCcattttaaaagttaaaggTGTCAACAAGACAAAACTTGACAAATTTAaggtgtaaatatgcattaagcttTTAGAATTATTATAACTTGTAAGGTTCCTCGCACTATTATTAAAGCGAACCTTAGGCCTCTATAAGTGGCTCATATTCAACTTGATCATGAGACAGTTTAGCATAGGGATGTACATCAACCGAATATCGAACTGAATCGATTGTAgtcggtttttcggttcggtgtcggttttagttttagattcaTTTCAGCATTCGGTttgacaaaaaatgtaaaaaaccgAACCTCACTGAATTACGCATATtctacattatatatatatatatattaaatgttacaattttagtttttcttaataTGGTTGAGATAATAAACCAATATTGATATATATTGgaagtatttcaatttttttgttgttgagatggatgtgtggtcatacgagaaaggaccaggtgagtaatgaaataattaggacaaaagtaagGGTTACATcgattgagaataaaatgagggaaaaccgactaaggtggtttggccatgtaagacaaAGAGcgtttgatgcgccggttaggaggactgaagagtggcaaagggatgtagtggtaaggggtaggggaagacctaagcaaacttggaggagggtgatcgataGTGATATGAGtctattggggattgaggaaaatatggtagtggataggaaatagtggagggagagaatttgtgtcgctgacacgacttgatttcatggttttatatgatggttcatgttagccgaccccgaatcatttcgggactaaggctttgttgttgttgttgagataaattTAATAAGGAAATATAGTAATCTCTATgtgttgttttatattttttaactaaTTCAATTTTACATAATATTTAATTCGGTGTCGGTGTCAATTATTAGTAATTTtggtattcggttcggtttggttttgaACGACacataaagaagaagaagaaagtcaGCTTTCCTTATAAGCGGCTTTCACAAGTGATACAATTTGTACAACTTTCCCAACTTTTAAGGAaataaaatttcatttgccAAACTTTGCTTTTAGCTATTCTAACTTCCGCAGCTTTTAAggaaagtaattttatatttaccAAATGCTGATTTTAGCTCTAAAAATCGAAAAACTACTTTTAGAATATTGAAAAGCAAGGCAAACCTGACCTATAAGTGGTAGAGAAATTAAGCCGGATCACATAATTAATGTGAGTTTGATCCAGTCCTCGAGATGACAACCCTGCCtttttatgacaacatgagacGTTGACAGTCTACTGAGCTTGATTCTAATTCAGACGGGTGCGCTTAACAGATGGTTTATTGGACAGAGCTTCTGACTTCTCAGAAATTAAGATTAGGCGTGTGTTTAAATAGTTAAAGCTTATATATGAGATAAATGAGTTAGAGCAAGCAATATAATCAGAATCCATAAAGGCAGAGTTAGGAAATCGTTACTCAACATATTTATATTAGTTCAGTCTCTAGCCTACGTTTAGTCCTCAGAATACCTTAttctgagctttaatccactaaaaCACTCTTTCACGAGTAGAACATACACCTTTATACAATAGACAGAGCTTCTATAAAATACATTCCTTTACACTCACACTCAACTATCTATCTCTCTTGTTATTTGCCTATAACTGAAGCAAACAACAGAGCTTCTGATTTTTATGAATACAAAATGAGTTCTAGTATAGAACATAATGAAGATCTATATCTCTAATGGACTAAAACAAATATTGGAATAATTGTGTATTACAAGTATTGCTCTAATTTCACTTGGAAATTGTGATCTCTTTTTGCAGCTATAATAATTTTGTCATCTTTACAATGAGCATGGCATTTGGGTGATTGTGGAACCACAGTTTTGTAGATGGATgactgttattattattatttgtcaaAAGGGTGATTGTGTGGTTATCACAGTTAGCAAATCAAAGACTCTGACCTAACACCATCTGAAATGATGACATGACAAAGCATATTTTTGtccattttttttaacttttcaaAATTCAGAAATATtggtttttattaatttttatgctccttttgaagaagaagatgaaaaatgaagaaggaAAGAacgagacaaaaaaaaattattaaaaaaattatatttgtcATTTGTCACATCATTTCTTACAGTGTTAGGTCAAAGTCTTTGATTTGCTAATAGTGATAACCACAATCAttcttttgataaaaaaaaactcacagtGTTCGATCTGCAGAATAATGTAATCAGAATAATGTAATCACGAAGGTTTCTTTTAAAACCAACCCTAACTTAAATAAGACCACTTTTATCAATATGATGTTAAGGTAAAATGAGAATATCAATAAGTttgtgatatatatatatatatttttaggtgTCTCATTTTCCAATTATTAGAAGTGGAACTCAAAATTTTCAaaggaaaaaatacaaaaataaaccttgtggttacatatgttttcgaacaacactcatgtggtttaaaagtttgcaaaatggtaccttgaggttcattccgttagcaaacacataccaaattgactaacggtattaaaagtcaaagggaaaagagttaatttgatccttatatttatttattttataaattaaccttattattatctaattatcagaaaaaaaatctcaaaataaaaaataaaaatcaattacaccattttcaccatttctctttaatttttttttattttttttcttccttctctctcctctcactctcctctttgtaatttctctctaaaatcattGAGTTTCACTCACTCTCACTCCCTTTAGATATATTTCAAGTATCTTAACAAGTTAATTTCTTCATTGCATAGGTTCCATCATCTGCATAATTATTCTATTCCAGTCACCAACATCAACAATTAATGGCAATCCACATTACAAAGTAGGCTATTATCATTCAGgataaaagatcaattataGATCAAAGATTGAAAACGTTAAATACTCAAAAAACCATAGAATCCATTGAAATTTGTCGCAGTTGGCAGCTGAATCCATGGATCAGAGATCAATAACacacatacaaataattaaagaaGCGTTTGAGCGGCATTGGAAGACAAGAGAAATTGAATAAATCACCAGATAGATGGGAAGAGTCTTTGACTTTCTTGGCGAGGCCAGCACCAGCAACGGCATCACTGGAAGCAGAGGTGTCGGTAACGACCTCCTTGACCAAATAGACATAGGCGAAACCACCTTCGCCGAGCTGCCTAACGATCCTGAACCTGTTTTCATTGATCCAAACGTCTCCTCTGCCATTGACTGCGTCGTATAGCGCATTAAGCCCCGAAAACGTGCAGCCCATTTCTAAGCGTCCTTAAAGATCCAATCGGCAATGTCCGTCTCCTTCTTTAAGATGATAGCGGGCTAAAGAGTGATACTTGAAATACGCAGATGATGGAACTTATGCAATGAAGAAATTAACTTGTTAAATATATCTAAACGGAGTGAGAGTGGGTGAAACTCAACGATTTTGGAGAGAAATTacaaagaagaaagagaaaaaagaaaaaaaaataaaaaaattaaagagaaatggagaagatagtgtaattgatttttattttttattttgaaattttttttgtgataattagataataagtgagttaatttataaaataaataaatataagaatcaaattaactctttgtcttttgacttttaacactgttagtcaatttggtatgtgtttgctaacgaaaTGAATCTTaatgtaccattttgcaaacttttaaactacattggtattgttcgaaaacaggtgtaatcacaaggtttatttttatacttttcccaaTTTTCAACTTAAACAACTTGATATTCTTACCATTCTAACAAATTTTAATTGGTATTATTGATTCTATTATTgagttaaataaattatatatatatatatataaagttttcTGCTGTGTTATTATGATTGGCATTTCTATACCTTAAATATTATTGAATTAGTTGAGAGAATGAAAATGGATAAAACCGAATGAATATTATTGAAGAGAAATACAGCTTATATAGCAGAGTACAAAAACTAAGTTGAGCTATGCTGAGCTGAGTTGAGCCGAGCTGAGTTGAGCCGAGCTGAGTTGTCAACTTATACAGCTGTCAACACCCACCCCTCAAGTTGGGTGAGCATATATCATCAAACCTAACTTGGATAAAGCTGTATGCATTTGAGCACTAGTAAGGTTCTTAGTTAACAAGTCTGCTAACTGCTCATGTGAAGGTACATATGGTGTGGAGATAAATCCTTGTTGCAAAAGCTCCCGCACTATATGGCAATCAATGTCGATATGTTTAACTTTTTCGTGGAATACTGGGTTAGCAGC of the Euphorbia lathyris chromosome 7, ddEupLath1.1, whole genome shotgun sequence genome contains:
- the LOC136200471 gene encoding benzyl alcohol O-benzoyltransferase-like; translated protein: MAQTVSPTSIVFTVQRGEPELVTPAKPTPYEFKPLSDLDWFRNQVYCLWFYPHNPSKNGVDPAKLIRSAIAETLVFYYPFAGRIREGATGKLTVECTGEGILFTEADADVTLDQFGYPLVPPFSCLDQLLYEEPASADILNCPLVLIQVTRLKCGGFIFGVRLNHIMCDASGTAQFLSAIGEMARGATSPSVLPVWERHVLNFMNPPLPEHNHDVSESDPLEHDLRYKSFIFTPTEISALRRYLPLHLRDCSTFEIVTASIWKCRVAALQLDSKEETTSLIWPVNLRSNNKLNHYIPYGYYGNALGYSIARSTAKEILENPLCYTLQLLRNGKEKVNIDQYRDESETNSNASKRNYFVSDLRHAGSEDVDFGWGKALYGGPLMCMPTFGWYYQIQSKGKNGIVFPFCLPKQAMDRFEMELNNILKDQLFSDEENAIISKL